From one Erythrobacter sp. HKB08 genomic stretch:
- a CDS encoding enoyl-CoA hydratase/isomerase family protein encodes MTSEDVLIHKHGRVGHISLNRPKALHALTLDMCHAMSAALTEWADDDEVEAVILDHAEGRGFCAGGDIAFLRNSALNDGGTSGRKFFHDEYQLNHQMFTYEKPIVAFMDGITMGGGVGIALPCKYRVATENTRFAMPETGIGLFPDVGGGWYLSRLGGRLGQFLALTGARLDGAECLWAGIATHYLPAEMVAEAKSRIIEKPDRISGVLSEMPGSPPKARIEENADKIIKHFASDSYEDILASLEADAENNGSDWATKERDTLGTKSPQTCKVALRQLAESAKLDDFADNMRMEYRIASRVLTRPDFAEGVRAVIVDKTNDPKWDPATPEGVTDELLDAIFAPLPDNEEWKPLGG; translated from the coding sequence ATGACGAGTGAAGACGTTCTGATCCACAAGCATGGCCGCGTGGGTCACATCTCGCTGAACCGCCCCAAGGCGCTGCACGCGCTGACGCTCGACATGTGCCACGCGATGAGCGCCGCGCTCACCGAATGGGCCGACGATGACGAAGTCGAAGCCGTGATCCTCGACCATGCCGAAGGGCGCGGCTTCTGCGCCGGCGGCGACATCGCCTTCCTGCGCAATTCGGCGCTCAACGACGGCGGCACGAGCGGCCGGAAATTCTTCCATGACGAGTACCAGCTGAACCACCAGATGTTCACCTATGAAAAGCCGATCGTGGCTTTCATGGACGGCATCACCATGGGCGGCGGCGTGGGCATCGCCCTGCCGTGCAAGTACCGCGTCGCGACCGAGAACACGCGTTTCGCCATGCCGGAAACGGGCATCGGCCTGTTTCCCGACGTGGGCGGTGGCTGGTACCTGTCGCGCCTCGGCGGGCGGCTCGGCCAGTTTCTTGCGCTGACGGGCGCGCGGCTCGACGGGGCGGAATGCCTCTGGGCAGGGATCGCGACGCACTACCTACCGGCCGAAATGGTCGCCGAAGCGAAGTCGCGCATTATCGAAAAGCCCGACCGTATCTCCGGCGTGCTGTCGGAAATGCCAGGCTCTCCGCCCAAGGCGCGGATCGAGGAAAACGCCGACAAGATCATCAAGCACTTCGCCTCCGACAGCTACGAGGACATCCTCGCATCGCTCGAAGCCGATGCCGAGAACAACGGAAGCGACTGGGCTACCAAGGAGCGCGATACGCTCGGCACCAAGAGCCCGCAGACCTGCAAGGTCGCGCTGCGCCAGCTCGCGGAAAGCGCGAAGCTCGACGATTTCGCCGATAACATGCGCATGGAATACCGCATCGCCAGCCGCGTGTTGACCCGCCCCGATTTCGCCGAGGGCGTGCGCGCGGTGATCGTCGACAAGACCAACGACCCGAAATGGGACCCGGCCACCCCCGAAGGCGTGACCGACGAATTGCTCGACGCAATCTTCGCGCCCCTGCCGGACAATGAGGAATGGAAGCCGCTCGGAGGCTAG
- a CDS encoding enoyl-CoA hydratase-related protein, whose amino-acid sequence MTDYETITVEQRDAVTLITLNRPQALNALNSKVLEELIDAFAAYQADSSQLCAVLTGSGDKAFAAGADIKEMSEKAAADFYLDDFFAPWTSEIVKKTRKPWIAAVNGFALGGGCELAMMADFIIASENAKFGQPEIKLGVAPGMGGSQRLTRAIGKSKAMEMCLTGRMMGAEEAERSNLVARVVPHEQLLDEALKTAATIAAMPPMAAIANKEMVNAAFESSLDQGLIMERRIFQILTASEDKKEGMEAFIEKREGNWKGR is encoded by the coding sequence ATGACCGACTACGAAACCATCACCGTCGAACAGCGCGACGCTGTCACCCTGATCACCCTCAACCGCCCGCAGGCGCTCAATGCGCTCAATTCCAAAGTGCTCGAGGAACTGATCGACGCTTTCGCTGCCTACCAAGCCGACAGCAGCCAGCTGTGCGCGGTGCTGACCGGTTCGGGCGACAAGGCCTTCGCCGCCGGCGCGGATATCAAGGAGATGAGCGAGAAGGCGGCCGCCGACTTCTATCTCGACGATTTCTTCGCGCCCTGGACGAGCGAGATCGTCAAGAAGACCCGCAAGCCGTGGATCGCCGCGGTCAACGGCTTTGCACTGGGCGGCGGGTGCGAGCTCGCGATGATGGCGGACTTCATCATCGCCAGCGAGAACGCGAAGTTCGGCCAGCCCGAGATCAAGCTCGGCGTAGCCCCTGGCATGGGCGGCAGCCAGCGCCTCACCCGCGCGATCGGCAAGTCGAAGGCGATGGAGATGTGCCTCACCGGCCGGATGATGGGCGCGGAGGAAGCCGAGCGCAGCAATCTCGTCGCGCGCGTCGTGCCGCATGAGCAGCTCCTCGACGAAGCTCTCAAGACCGCCGCCACCATCGCCGCGATGCCGCCGATGGCCGCGATCGCGAACAAGGAAATGGTCAACGCCGCTTTCGAAAGCTCGCTCGACCAGGGCCTTATCATGGAGCGCCGCATCTTCCAGATCCTCACCGCGAGCGAGGACAAGAAGGAAGGCATGGAAGCCTTCATCGAAAAGCGCGAAGGCAACTGGAAGGGCCGCTAA